One window from the genome of Paramisgurnus dabryanus chromosome 22, PD_genome_1.1, whole genome shotgun sequence encodes:
- the zfx gene encoding zinc finger Y-chromosomal protein 1, producing MDEDDVSAFSLHSHEPKIIFHGTGDGDEDEVVVELQESVLVSDVEGEKITVHGLAPEELVIQEAIEDVVTEYVPCSEDDEGLGTIAVETCVMSPDDVGLEEEGLQVDVMTDAQVQEDPDPCGDYLMISLDETGKVVSDDDAKVIVEGSLDDSEDVEKDDEGQEVIKVYIIKAHPGEEDLGGTVDIGDTELDVDDTVELVDPSGMPIGEKMVYMSIDEANQSQDDINVAKITDEVYMEVVVGNEDPGNAQRTLDSASLSKDFMPVAWAAAYGEEENESCENRNGAASALLHVDESDVIERLGRQRSKNKNKKRSELRHIQTAIIIGPYGQPLTVYPCMLCGKKFKSRGFLKRHTKNQHQDVVTRKKYQCTDCDFTTNKKVSLHNHMEVHTLSSKAPFECEVCGKEFHQQTALFSHRLQHHHRESKLQIPPPATKMHNCKFCEYETAEQGLLNRHLLAVHSKNFPHICVECGKGFRHPSELKKHMRTHTGEKPYSCLYCDYKSADSSNLKTHVKTKHSKEMPYKCDRCFQTFTEPDELLQHALTHEEAKTHQCTHCDHKSSNSSDLKRHVISVHTKDYPHKCEVCGKGFHRPSELKKHSAAHKAKKLHQCRHCNFKIADPFVLSRHILSVHTKEQQAFPDKKGLKKPFGLGAHGGKKILGGGGISKGHRERRVYQCQYCDYNTGDASGFKRHVISIHTKDYPHRCDYCSKGFRRPSEKNQHIMRHHKDLMPAM from the exons ATGGATGAAGATGATGTGTCAGCATTCTCTCTCCATTCCCATGAGCCCAAAATCATTTTCCATGGGACAG GTGATGGAGATGAAGATGAGGTGGTGGTAGAACTGCAGGAGTCTGTTCTCGTGTCTGACGTGGAGGGTGAGAAGATAACGGTCCATGGACTGGCCCCGGAGGAGCTGGTCATCCAGGAAGCTATTGAGGATGTGGTCACTGAATACGTGCCTTGCTCAGAAGACGACGAAGGGCTTGGCACTATTGCCGTGGAAACCTGTGTGATGTCACCTGATGATGTGGGTCTGGAGGAGGAAGGACTGCAGGTTGATGTAATGACTGATGCTCAGGTACAGGAGGATCCTGATCCCTGTGGAGACTACCTCATGATCTCTT TGGATGAGACCGGAAAGGTGGTTTCTGATGACGATGCTAAGGTCATAGTTGAAGGCAGTTTAGACGATTCGGAAGATGTGGAGAAGGATGACGAAGGTCAGGAGGTCATCAAAGTTTACATCATCAAGGCTCACCCTGGGGAGGAGGACTTGG GGGGCACCGTTGACATAGGTGACACTGAGCTCGATGTAGATGACACAGTGGAGCTTGTGGATCCTTCTGGAATGCCTATAGGAGAGAAGATGGTGTACATGTCAATAGATGAAGCTAATCAAAGCCAGGATGACATAA ATGTGGCTAAAATCACAGATGAGGTCTACATGGAAGTGGTGGTAGGCAATGAGGACCCTGGAAATGCTCAGAGGACACTCGATAGCGCATCACTCAGCAAAGACTTTATGCCTGTGGCCTGGGCAGCAGCTTATG GTGAAGAGGAGAATGAAAGCTGCGAGAATAGAAACGGAGCAGCTAGTGCTCTGCTGCACGTGGATGAGTCCGATGTGATCGAAAGACTCGGCCGTCAACGGAGCAAGAACAAGAACAAAAAACGCTCCGAACTTCGCCACATTCAGACAG CGATCATCATCGGACCTTATGGCCAACCTCTCACCGTGTACCCTTGTATGCTGTGTGGCAAGAAGTTCAAATCCCGTGGTTTCCTCAAGCGCCACACTAAGAATCAGCACCAGGACGTGGTAACCCGAAAGAAATATCAATGCACTGACTGTGATTTCACTACTAACAAAAAAGTAAGTCTCCATAACCACATGGAGGTCCATACCCTGAGCAGCAAAGCTCCATTTGAATGTGAGGTGTGTGGAAAAGAGTTCCATCAGCAGACGGCGCTGTTTTCCCATCGACTTCAACACCACCACAGAGAATCCAAGCTTCAAATCCCACCGCCCGCTACCAAAATGCACAATTGTAAATTTTGTGAATACGAGACTGCGGAGCAAGGTCTGCTCAACAGACATCTACTGGCCGTTCATAGCAAAAATTTCCCTCACATCTGTGTGGAATGTGGGAAGGGTTTCCGGCATCCTTCcgagttaaaaaaacacatgagGACCCACACCGGTGAGAAGCCGTACTCTTGCCTTTACTGCGATTATAAATCGGCAGACTCTTCTAACTTAAAGACGCACGTAAAGACCAAGCATAGCAAGGAGATGCCTTACAAGTGCGACCGTTGTTTCCAGACGTTCACGGAGCCTGATGAGTTGCTACAGCATGCGTTGACTCACGAGGAGGCCAAAACTCACCAGTGCACCCATTGCGATCATAAAAGCTCTAATTCCAGCGACTTAAAGCGTCACGTAATTTCCGTTCACACCAAAGACTATCCGCATAAATGCGAGGTCTGTGGAAAGGGCTTTCACCGGCCTTCTGAGCTCAAGAAGCACTCTGCGGCGCACAAGGCTAAAAAGTTGCACCAGTGCAGGCATTGCAACTTTAAAATCGCAGATCCGTTCGTTCTCAGTCGGCATATTTTGTCCGTGCACACCAAGGAGCAGCAAGCCTTCCCTGACAAAAAGGGTCTTAAGAAGCCATTTGGACTTGGAGCTCATGGTGGTAAGAAAATTTTGGGCGGCGGCGGTATATCTAAGGGTCACAGGGAACGACGTGTATATCAATGCCAGTATTGCGACTACAACACCGGGGATGCATCCGGCTTCAAGAGACATGTGATCTCCATCCACACCAAAGACTATCCCCATCGCTGCGATTACTGCTCGAAAGGCTTTCGCAGGCCGTCGGAGAAGAATCAGCACATCATGCGACATCACAAAGACCTAATGCCTGCCATGTGA
- the LOC135740057 gene encoding lipocalin-like: protein MTSVVLKLACVLLYAVFASAEVTPMPDFDLEKMGGKWYLIGFATNAEWFVSRKADMKMGTAMIVPTEDGDLDISHSTLNEDGTCWRMNILAKKTETPGRFVFHNQRWDNDNDMRVVEASYDEYAIVYNIKTKDDVSDVLNKLYSRNTTVTEELTEKFRTFSKDTGILEENIAILPSNGECTNEA from the exons ATGACAAGTGTTGTATTGAAATTGGCGTGCGTTCTGCTTTATGCAGTGTTTGCCTCTGCTGAAGTTACACCTATGCCTGACTTTGACCTGGAGAAG ATGGGAGGAAAGTGGTATCTCATTGGCTTTGCTACAAATGCAGAATGGTTTGTCAGTAGAAAGGCCGACATGAAGATGGGCACTGCAATGATAGTGCCTACTGAGGATGGAGACCTTGACATAAGCCACTCTACTCTGAA TGAAGATGGTACCTGCTGGAGGATGAATATTCTTGCCAAAAAGACCGAAACTCCAGGACGCTTTGTCTTCCACAACCAGc GTTGGGACAATGATAATGATATGCGTGTGGTTGAGGCCAGCTATGATGAATATGCTATCGTttacaacatcaagaccaaagatGATGTGTCCGATGTTCTCAACAAACTCTACA GTCGTAACACAACAGTAACTGAAGAACTGACAGAAAAGTTCAGGACATTCTCCAAAGACACTGGCATCCTGGAGGAGAACATAGCCATACTGCCATCCAAtg GCGAATGCACAAATGAGGCGTAA